A DNA window from Fragaria vesca subsp. vesca linkage group LG3, FraVesHawaii_1.0, whole genome shotgun sequence contains the following coding sequences:
- the LOC101297222 gene encoding uncharacterized protein LOC101297222, which produces MAVEARHLNLFPSQQLFCNNSEIMNPVQGNGGMYGAQIGYGVPMMTGGLVATEALLPAYNNNSMMNDSMLPKTTAMQSDSGLTYNVPISTSLSRKRSRVDSINPNPNLFSYPTPPASHHYKNSNNSFSFLGEDISLQIQQQQFDIDRIISQHMEKVRLEIEEKRKRQARRIIESIEMGMMKRLRAKEVEIEKIGKMNWALEEKVKSLCIENQIWRDLAQTNEATANALRTNLEQVLAQVKDEPNHNNQNDAAAAMMDDAQSCCGSTGNDDGWRAVEEGTSGGSGSGLGSRWCRNCGKEESCVLLLPCRHLCLCTVCGSSLHTCPVCKSTKNASVHVNLS; this is translated from the exons ATGGCCGTTGAAGCTCGGCACCTCAATCTCTTCCCCTCTCAACAACTCTTCTGCAACAACAG TGAGATCATGAACCCGGTTCAGGGAAACGGCGGCATGTACGGTGCTCAGATTGGGTACGGCGTGCCGATGATGACCGGCGGTTTGGTGGCGACGGAGGCTCTTCTTCCGGCGTATAATAACAACTCCATGATGAACGATTCCATGCTTCCGAAAACCACGGCGATGCAGTCGGACAGTGGGCTCACGTACAACGTACCGATCAGTACTTCTCTTTCAAGAAAGCGCTCCCGGGTCGACTCGATCAACCCGAACCCGAATCTCTTCTCCTACCCGACTCCTCCGGCGAGCCATCACTACAAGAACAGCAATAACTCATTCTCGTTTCTCGGCGAGGACATTTCTCTGCAAATCCAGCAGCAGCAGTTCGACATCGACCGCATCATTTCGCAACAC ATGGAGAAGGTGAGGCTGGAGATTGAGGAGAAGCGAAAGAGGCAAGCGAGGAGGATAATAGAGTCGATAGAGATGGGGATGATGAAGCGGCTGAGAGCCAAGGAGGTGGAGATCGAGAAAATCGGGAAGATGAACTGGGCTCTGGAAGAGAAGGTGAAGTCTCTTTGCATCGAGAATCAAATATGGCGCGACTTGGCGCAGACCAACGAGGCCACCGCCAATGCTCTCCGGACCAATCTCGAACAAGTCCTGGCCCAAGTGAAAGACGAGCCCAACCACAACAACCAAAACGACGCCGCGGCGGCGATGATGGACGACGCGCAGTCGTGCTGCGGGAGCACCGGAAACGACGACGGGTGGCGGGCAGTGGAGGAAGGGACGAGCGGCGGAAGCGGGTCGGGTTTAGGGAGTAGGTGGTGCAGGAATTGCGGGAAGGAGGAATCGTGTGTGTTGCTGTTGCCGTGTAGGCATCTGTGCTTGTGTACGGTCTGTGGGTCCTCCCTCCACACATGCCCAGTCTGTAAATCCACCAAGAACGCTAGTGTCCATGTTAACTTGTCTTAG
- the LOC101315125 gene encoding G-type lectin S-receptor-like serine/threonine-protein kinase At4g27290-like: MRSWTTTVMKNPLKVLIWICLHPIFSFLLIITALFSTAGGSTSTFQSIRDGQTIVSTTGNFELGFFSPSTGSNNRYVGIWYKKISTTIVWVANREAPLNDSSGVLQVTNPGILVLLNHNKSIVWSSNASRSAQNPVVQLLDSGNLVVTDGSDTDPEQFLWQSFDYPSDTLLPGMKLGWNKVTSFNRILTSWKSPQDPSLGMYTYELGRRGYGEEILKKESVILWRTGPWNGIRFSGTPHLTPNSIFSYNLVFDDHDEDYYIFELTNSSVYSRVILTSDGRVQRYTWIDTTQTWGFLYQTSLIDNCDNYAFCGPNGACSIESSPVCGCLKGFVPKNPKDWDTVDWSNGCVRRTPLNSVNCSADLFKKYSAVKLPDTEQSWFNRSMTLKECEMVCLKNCSCTAYANLDIRNGGSGCLLWVGNLVDIRNLTVNGQDIYIRMAASELGLDQDNIVINAKGSESKKVRIILCGTLLPTGLLIVGIALVFYFRKQQRKKYGKMRGSKKEDSEFTSREEDLDLPSKKEDFELPLFDLATVVSATDKFSENSKLGEGGFGTGILKDGQEIAVKRLSKHSTQGLDEFKNEVTHIVKLQHRNLVKLLGCCIQEDEMMLIYEFMPNKSLDFFIFDQRRIFLLDWPKRFDIINGIARGILYLHQDSRLRVIHRDLKAGNILLDSEFNPKISDFGLARSFGGNETKAETNKVVGTYGYMSPEYAIDGFYSTKSDVYSFGVLILEIISGKRNRGFLHPGHKLNLLGHAWNLHIEDRSIELLATTIGDSINLQEVLRTIHVGLLCVQQNPQDRPSMSAAVLMLSGEGVLPVPEKPGFYNERVLTELQVDSSSQACSVNVLTSTLFEPR, encoded by the exons ATGAGGTCCTGGACTACCACAGTCATGAAAAATCCATTGAAGGTTTTAATTTGGATATGCCTGCATCCTATTTTCTCTTTTCTGCTCATCATCACAGCATTATTTTCCACAGCAGGAGGCAGCACAAGTACATTTCAGTCCATTAGAGATGGCCAGACTATAGTTTCAACTACTGGAAACTTTGAGCTTGGATTTTTTAGTCCTTCTACTGGTTCTAATAACCGATACGTTGGGATATGGTACAAGAAGATATCAACTACCATAGTATGGGTTGCCAATAGAGAAGCACCCCTTAATGATTCATCAGGTGTTCTGCAGGTCACCAACCCTGGAATTCTTGTCCTCCTCAACCATAACAAGAGCATAGTTTGGTCCTCAAACGCATCACGATCTGCACAGAATCCAGTGGTCCAGCTTTTGGATTCAGGAAATCTTGTTGTAACAGATGGCAGTGATACAGACCCTGAGCAGTTCTTGTGGCAAAGTTTTGACTACCCAAGTGATACACTCCTACCAGGTATGAAGCTTGGTTGGAACAAAGTTACAAGCTTCAACAGGATTCTTACATCATGGAAAAGTCCACAGGATCCTTCTTTAGGGATGTATACATATGAACTTGGTCGCAGAGGATATGGAGAAGAAATTTTGAAGAAGGAGTCAGTTATATTATGGCGGACTGGACCATGGAATGGAATCCGATTCAGTGGCACGCCTCATTTAACTCCAAACTCCATTTTCTCATACAACCTTGTTTTTGATGATCATGATGAAGACTATTATATCTTTGAGCTTACTAACAGTTCAGTTTATTCAAGAGTGATTCTCACTTCAGATGGACGTGTGCAGCGTTACACATGGATTGATACAACCCAAACTTGGGGATTCCTTTATCAAACATCTTTAATTGATAACTGTGACAATTATGCATTCTGTGGTCCAAATGGTGCATGCAGCATCGAAAGTTCCCCAGTATGTGGCTGCTTGAAAGGATTTGTTCCCAAAAATCCAAAGGACTGGGACACAGTGGATTGGTCAAATGGCTGCGTGAGAAGGACTCCACTAAATTCAGTAAATTGCAGTGCTGATTTGTTTAAGAAGTACTCCGCAGTGAAATTGCCAGACACAGAGCAGTCCTGGTTCAACAGAAGTATGACTCTCAAGGAATGTGAGATGGTGTGCCTGAAAAACTGTTCTTGCACAGCTTATGCAAATTTGGATATCAGGAATGGAGGATCTGGCTGCTTGCTGTGGGTCGGCAACCTAGTTGATATTAGAAATTTAACCGTAAATGGGCAAGATATTTATATAAGAATGGCTGCATCAGAACTAG GCCTGGATCAGGACAACATAGTTATCAATGCTAAAGGCTCTGAATCTAAGAAAGTTAGAATCATACTATGTGGTACTCTGTTGCCTACTGGACTGCTGATCGTGGGCATAGCCCTGGTATTTTATTTCCGGAAGCAGCAACGCAAAAAATATG GGAAAATGAGGGGCAGCAAAAAAGAAGATTCAGAATTCACATCAAGAGAAGAAGATTTAGATCTTCCCTCAAAAAAGGAAGATTTTGAACTTCCACTATTTGACTTGGCTACTGTCGTTTCTGCCACTGATAAGTTCTCCGAGAACAGCAAACTTGGAGAAGGTGGATTCGGAACC GGTATATTGAAAGATGGACAGGAAATAGCTGTGAAGAGGCTCTCTAAGCATTCTACCCAAGGACTGGATGAGTTCAAGAATGAGGTTACACATATTGTCAAACTTCAGCACAGGAATCTAGTAAAGCTTCTAGGGTGCTGCATTCAGGAAGATGAAATGATGCTGATCTACGAATTCATGCCTAACAAAAGCTTGGACTTCTTTATTTTTG ATCAAAGAAGAATCTTCTTACTAGATTGGCCTAAGCGCTTTGACATTATTAATGGTATTGCTCGGGGGATCCTTTATCTTCATCAGGATTCTAGGCTGAGGGTAATTCACAGAGATCTCAAAGCAGGCAATATCTTATTAGACAGTGAATTCAACCCAAAAATCTCAGACTTCGGCCTGGCTAGAAGTTTTGGAGGGAATGAGACTAAAGCGGAAACGAATAAAGTAGTCGGAACATA TGGTTACATGTCCCCAGAATATGCAATTGACGGGTTCTACTCCACAAAATCAGACGTGTATAGTTTTGGTGTTTTGATTCTGGAGATAATAAGCGGGAAGAGAAACAGAGGATTCCTTCATCCAGGCCACAAGCTCAACCTGCTTGGACAT GCATGGAACTTACACATAGAAGACAGATCCATTGAATTGCTTGCTACAACAATAGGGGACTCTATTAATCTACAAGAAGTTCTGCGAACGATCCATGTGGGTCTTTTATGTGTCCAGCAAAATCCACAAGACAGGCCAAGCATGTCGGCTGCAGTTCTAATGTTGAGTGGTGAAGGTGTGCTGCCTGTACCTGAGAAACCTGGTTTCTATAATGAGAGGGTTCTAACTGAACTCCAAGTCGATTCTTCTTCACAAGCATGTTCAGTTAATGTACTCACTTCCACCCTGTTCGAGCCTCGTTAA
- the LOC101305733 gene encoding mitotic spindle assembly checkpoint protein MAD2B-like, which produces MERKDNQSPQDETARILVEFLEVAITSIVFLKGIYPPGAFERRKYMNLVVQRARHPELRDYIHSAVLGLLPSIKKGLVERVAVIFFDSDNNPMERFMFKLTVDGSYDSNVKEADLEFSLRSFFIKLPVIESVTRVLPHNCRWEITAYFRSLPQESSSKNEELWIPTDTKQWQQPPLITPIKSMSSQPLSVQLYLEHPSVSEPKP; this is translated from the exons ATGGAGCGCAAAGACAACCAGTCTCCTCAAG ATGAAACCGCTCGGATTCTGGTCGAGTTCTTGGAGGTGGCAATCACTTCAATCGTTTTCCTCAAAGGAATCTACCCTCCAG GTGCTTTTGAGAGAAGGAAGTATATGAATTTGGTGGTTCAAAGAGCTCGGCACCCTGAGCTCAGAGATTATATCCATTCTGCTGTCTTAGGACTACTTCCTTCTATCAAAAAG GGTCTGGTGGAGAGAGTAGCTGTTATATTCTTCGACAGTGACAACAACCCTATGGAAAGGTTTATGTTTAAGCTCACTGTGGATGGGTCTTATGATTCAAACGTCAAAGAAGCTGACCTGGAGTTCTCACTTAGGTCATTCTTTATCAAGCTTCCTGTCATAGAATCTGTTACTAGGGTTCTTCCTCATA ATTGCAGGTGGGAGATAACGGCATACTTTCGGTCCCTTCCTCAGGAAAGTTCAAGTAAGAATGAAGAGTTGTGGATTCCAACAGACACAAAGCAGTGGCAACAACCTCCCCTAATAACTCCTATTAAATCAATGAGTAGTCAACCACTCTCTGTGCAGTTGTATCTAGAACATCCAAGTGTATCTGAACCAAAGCCTTGA